A single genomic interval of Natronoarchaeum philippinense harbors:
- a CDS encoding RtcB family protein: MTTYDADGITLQKVRDYVWEIPQEGEMRAPARVLASEQLLDEISDDKTLQQLKNATHLPGITKHAICMPDGHQGYGFPVGGVGALDAEDGCISPGAVGYDINCGVRMMTTNLSYEDVQGKEEELVEALFANVPSGLGGGGIVESGVDTVNEVLERGVEWAVEEGYGVEDDLRACEDEGRRPDADPSAISQKAKDRGKNQLGSLGSGNHFLEVQRVTDVFREGVADEFELEEDQIVVLIHCGSRGLGHQTCNDYLRKIEKTHSGLLNQLPDKELAAAPAGSQLAEEYYGAMCAAINFAWVNRQLIMHRTRRVFEKVFDRTWEQMEMHLLYDVAHNIAKKEQHTVDGDDKTLYVHRKGATRAFPAGHPEVPAAYRDVGQPIIIPGSMGAGSYVLRGGEHSMEETFGSTAHGAGRLMSRTQAKNEYWGGDVQDDLEEQEQIYVKAQSGATVAEEAPGVYKDVDEVVRVSDALGIGDKVARTFPVCNIKG; encoded by the coding sequence ATGACAACCTACGACGCCGACGGCATCACCCTGCAGAAGGTGCGGGACTACGTCTGGGAGATCCCACAGGAGGGCGAGATGCGCGCGCCGGCGCGCGTGCTCGCCAGCGAGCAGTTGCTCGACGAGATTTCCGACGACAAGACGCTCCAGCAGTTGAAGAACGCGACCCACCTCCCCGGGATCACGAAGCACGCGATCTGCATGCCCGACGGCCATCAGGGCTACGGCTTCCCGGTCGGGGGCGTCGGTGCGCTCGACGCCGAAGACGGCTGTATATCGCCGGGAGCGGTCGGCTACGACATCAACTGCGGCGTCAGGATGATGACGACGAACCTGTCCTACGAGGACGTTCAGGGCAAAGAGGAAGAACTCGTCGAGGCGCTCTTCGCCAACGTTCCCTCGGGGCTGGGCGGCGGCGGCATCGTCGAGAGCGGCGTCGACACGGTGAACGAAGTCCTCGAACGGGGCGTCGAGTGGGCCGTCGAAGAGGGCTACGGCGTCGAGGACGACCTCCGTGCCTGCGAGGACGAGGGGCGGCGTCCCGACGCCGATCCGTCCGCGATCAGCCAGAAGGCCAAGGACCGCGGGAAAAATCAGTTGGGAAGCCTCGGCAGCGGGAACCACTTCCTCGAAGTCCAGCGCGTCACCGACGTGTTCCGCGAGGGCGTCGCCGACGAGTTCGAGCTGGAGGAAGACCAGATCGTCGTCCTGATCCACTGCGGGAGCAGAGGGCTTGGCCACCAGACCTGCAACGACTACCTCCGGAAGATCGAGAAAACCCACTCGGGCCTGCTGAATCAGCTCCCCGACAAGGAACTCGCCGCGGCGCCCGCCGGCTCGCAACTCGCCGAGGAGTACTACGGCGCGATGTGCGCGGCGATCAACTTCGCGTGGGTCAATCGCCAGCTCATCATGCACCGAACGCGCCGGGTGTTCGAGAAGGTGTTCGACCGGACGTGGGAGCAGATGGAGATGCACCTGCTGTACGACGTGGCCCACAACATCGCCAAAAAGGAACAACACACCGTCGACGGCGATGACAAGACGCTGTACGTCCACCGCAAGGGCGCGACGCGGGCGTTCCCCGCCGGCCACCCCGAAGTTCCGGCCGCGTATCGGGATGTCGGCCAGCCGATCATCATCCCCGGCAGCATGGGCGCCGGCAGCTACGTCCTCCGGGGCGGCGAGCACTCGATGGAAGAGACGTTCGGCTCGACGGCCCACGGCGCCGGCCGGCTGATGAGCCGCACGCAGGCCAAAAACGAATACTGGGGCGGCGACGTGCAGGACGACCTCGAAGAACAGGAACAGATCTACGTGAAGGCACAGAGCGGCGCAACGGTGGCTGAAGAGGCTCCCGGCGTCTACAAAGATGTCGACGAAGTGGTGCGGGTTTCGGACGCGCTGGGCATCGGCGACAAGGTCGCCCGGACGTTCCCCGTCTGTAATATCAAAGGGTAA
- a CDS encoding DoxX family membrane protein, with translation MDRGATRTAGRALAAMTALLVLVQPAAAHVRYVSDDDGGPTGLALLADVLADPLNAALLGGGAVTTLAVALAYLRFRPARTDLAVLRETLLGYRDLVPWMLRLALGLPLVGAGFAGYYFSPEVAWSMRVFQVALGFFLLFGLATRAVAGVGLLAYLVALPFAPDLLLAFEYVPGFIAIVLVGSGRPSADHMLKQVAGTPGTIYGRFDPVYGLADWFDGVVEPYKRYAPTVVRAGLGIAFAYLGIVEKLLAPGTGLAVVEKYNLTAVVPVDPGLWVIGAGLTELALGVALLLGVFTRGGAAVAFVMFTLTLFGLPDDPVLAHVTLYGMVSMLFITGSGPLAVDNWLRETSRDARTSEGEAAVADD, from the coding sequence ATGGACAGAGGTGCTACGAGAACTGCGGGACGTGCGCTCGCGGCGATGACGGCGCTGTTGGTGCTTGTCCAGCCGGCGGCGGCCCACGTCAGGTACGTCTCGGACGACGACGGCGGACCGACGGGGCTGGCCCTGCTCGCCGACGTGCTCGCCGACCCGCTGAACGCCGCCTTGCTCGGTGGCGGCGCCGTGACGACGCTGGCTGTCGCGCTGGCGTACCTCCGATTCCGGCCCGCCCGGACGGACCTGGCGGTGCTCCGGGAGACGCTGCTCGGGTACCGCGATCTGGTGCCGTGGATGTTGCGACTCGCGCTCGGGCTTCCCCTCGTGGGCGCCGGCTTCGCGGGCTACTACTTCAGCCCGGAGGTGGCGTGGTCGATGCGCGTCTTTCAGGTCGCCCTCGGCTTTTTCCTGCTGTTCGGGCTGGCGACGCGGGCCGTCGCTGGCGTCGGGTTGCTCGCCTATCTCGTCGCCCTGCCGTTCGCGCCCGACCTGCTGCTGGCGTTCGAGTACGTCCCGGGCTTCATCGCTATCGTGCTGGTCGGGAGCGGCCGCCCCAGCGCCGATCACATGCTCAAGCAGGTCGCCGGGACGCCGGGGACGATCTACGGCCGGTTCGACCCGGTTTACGGCCTCGCTGACTGGTTCGACGGAGTGGTCGAGCCGTACAAGCGCTACGCGCCGACGGTCGTTCGGGCCGGACTGGGAATCGCCTTCGCGTACCTCGGTATCGTCGAGAAGCTGCTCGCGCCCGGCACGGGGCTGGCGGTCGTCGAGAAGTACAACCTCACGGCCGTCGTCCCGGTCGATCCCGGCCTCTGGGTGATCGGCGCCGGCCTGACCGAACTCGCGCTCGGCGTCGCGCTGCTGCTCGGCGTCTTCACGCGCGGCGGCGCCGCCGTCGCCTTCGTGATGTTCACGCTGACGCTCTTTGGCCTGCCCGACGACCCGGTGCTGGCCCACGTCACACTCTACGGGATGGTGTCGATGCTCTTTATTACGGGTAGCGGCCCGCTCGCGGTCGACAACTGGCTGCGCGAGACCTCGCGGGACGCCCGGACGAGCGAGGGCGAGGCGGCGGTGGCAGACGACTGA
- a CDS encoding rhomboid family intramembrane serine protease, producing MNLLSAGLVAAVVVLIALSAVAIIRADRPGGAWGRRLRSRLLLGVPWGTIVSVLFVLAVYLFVQRGYWHWTDPVTIPFRSWSYLYPTGWLTSGFAHAGPGHLRGNLQATIVLAPIVEYAWGHLPQERGSQSFASWRTNPWLRAFVLFPAAVLGVGLLTSLFALGPVIGFSGVVFAFAGFALVHYPVATIVALLVSSVISTVVSSLVDPIVTATVSASPPSAPSWAGIAIQGHALGLFLGLVLGLAVLYRREGRPSAARVWLAALVFAVVQGLWAVYWFRGGGTYVLYRGVGVALVLLLALLVTLAAVASERPLISGERSLIDPLSPLQTALSLALIVGLALVAYLGLGPPFVGSASVAVVITVALRILYTVVVRIAGSGRWAFGGITRRHVAITAVLLGVALLAGPAVVPNLVTVGDDAVPEGETVTVEDYTIAYGEEVPNRMVSAIDISAFGETTQINTSGVIVINEDRHIWARQVSPQQLAYSGAVRLRLGGVGWSESVVVRREGWTAVGNGTAYQVWLDAEDTPTQHAFDSAPQTATPSIDGRTVTVVPDDGEFYLGVERGNESLGRTALPEVGETESVGRLLFSTERRDGRAVVVAERGGTSVAVARHEQYR from the coding sequence ATGAATCTGCTGTCGGCCGGGCTCGTGGCCGCAGTCGTCGTGCTGATCGCGCTGTCGGCGGTTGCGATCATCCGCGCCGACCGGCCGGGCGGCGCGTGGGGACGCCGCCTCCGGTCTCGACTCCTGCTCGGCGTCCCGTGGGGGACGATCGTCTCGGTCCTGTTCGTGCTCGCGGTGTACCTGTTCGTCCAGAGAGGGTACTGGCACTGGACCGATCCGGTGACGATCCCGTTCCGGTCGTGGTCGTATCTCTACCCGACCGGCTGGCTGACTTCGGGCTTCGCCCACGCCGGTCCCGGACACCTGCGGGGCAACCTGCAGGCGACGATCGTGCTCGCACCGATCGTCGAGTACGCGTGGGGCCATCTCCCCCAAGAGCGCGGGAGCCAATCGTTCGCCTCGTGGCGGACGAACCCGTGGCTCAGAGCGTTCGTCCTGTTTCCGGCTGCGGTGCTGGGTGTCGGTCTGCTCACCAGCTTGTTCGCGCTCGGCCCCGTCATCGGCTTCTCGGGCGTCGTGTTCGCCTTCGCCGGGTTCGCACTGGTTCACTACCCCGTTGCGACCATCGTCGCGTTGTTGGTTTCCAGCGTCATCTCGACGGTCGTTTCCTCGCTGGTCGATCCCATCGTCACCGCGACGGTGTCGGCGAGCCCGCCGTCGGCGCCCTCGTGGGCCGGCATCGCAATTCAGGGCCACGCGCTCGGGCTCTTCCTCGGACTGGTGCTCGGACTGGCAGTGCTGTACCGCCGCGAGGGGCGACCGAGCGCCGCGCGCGTCTGGCTGGCCGCGCTCGTCTTCGCCGTCGTTCAGGGGCTGTGGGCCGTCTACTGGTTCCGCGGCGGCGGGACGTACGTGCTGTACCGCGGCGTCGGCGTCGCGCTCGTACTGTTGCTCGCGCTGCTGGTCACGCTGGCGGCGGTGGCGTCCGAGCGGCCGCTGATCTCCGGCGAGCGGTCGCTGATCGATCCGCTTTCGCCTTTGCAGACGGCACTGTCGCTCGCACTCATCGTCGGTCTGGCGCTCGTCGCGTATCTGGGCCTCGGTCCGCCGTTCGTCGGCAGCGCCAGCGTGGCTGTCGTGATAACCGTCGCACTCAGAATACTGTACACGGTGGTCGTGAGGATAGCCGGGTCCGGCCGGTGGGCGTTCGGTGGTATCACCCGCCGCCACGTTGCCATCACTGCCGTCCTACTCGGCGTCGCGCTGCTGGCCGGTCCGGCAGTCGTTCCCAATCTCGTCACCGTCGGCGACGACGCCGTTCCCGAGGGCGAGACCGTCACAGTCGAGGACTACACGATCGCCTACGGCGAGGAGGTTCCCAACAGAATGGTCTCTGCGATCGACATCTCGGCGTTCGGTGAGACGACCCAGATCAACACCAGCGGGGTGATCGTCATCAACGAGGACAGACACATCTGGGCGCGGCAGGTGTCGCCACAGCAACTGGCCTACTCCGGCGCCGTCAGGCTTCGACTCGGCGGCGTCGGCTGGAGCGAGTCGGTCGTGGTGAGGCGAGAAGGGTGGACGGCCGTCGGCAACGGCACCGCCTATCAGGTGTGGCTTGATGCTGAGGACACTCCCACACAGCACGCGTTCGACTCGGCGCCCCAGACCGCGACGCCGTCGATCGACGGGCGGACCGTTACGGTCGTCCCGGACGACGGCGAGTTCTATCTCGGCGTCGAGCGCGGAAACGAGTCGCTCGGTCGCACGGCGCTCCCCGAAGTCGGCGAGACAGAAAGTGTGGGTCGCCTGCTGTTCTCGACCGAGCGGCGCGACGGCCGGGCAGTGGTGGTCGCCGAGCGCGGCGGGACGAGCGTCGCCGTCGCCCGTCACGAGCAGTATCGCTGA
- a CDS encoding GNAT family N-acetyltransferase — MYVRDAKNREEVWLLDHIEEMGLDATSFRSRDYVIAIDEQSGTKAGFGRIRIHKSDDGELCELTSIGVLTGWREQGVGAHVLERLLEQARDQGFERVYSLTDEPTYLAQFGFRSISAEELPEKLQERLDAKRDRSAPEATPVVVDVDEFEMPDRLRERFKYAAEEAVEEAPDEMPEDFGIDSETATYKYDTGR, encoded by the coding sequence ATGTACGTCCGGGACGCGAAAAACCGCGAGGAGGTCTGGCTGCTGGACCACATCGAGGAGATGGGCCTCGACGCGACCTCGTTCCGGTCGCGCGACTACGTGATCGCCATCGACGAGCAGTCCGGGACGAAAGCCGGCTTCGGTCGTATCCGCATCCACAAGAGCGACGACGGCGAGCTCTGCGAACTGACCAGCATCGGCGTCCTGACGGGCTGGCGAGAGCAGGGCGTCGGCGCCCACGTGCTCGAACGGCTGCTCGAACAGGCCCGCGATCAAGGGTTCGAGCGCGTCTACAGCCTCACCGACGAGCCGACGTATCTCGCGCAGTTTGGCTTCCGGAGCATCTCCGCGGAGGAGTTGCCCGAGAAGCTACAAGAGCGACTCGACGCCAAGCGCGACCGGTCGGCCCCCGAGGCGACGCCGGTCGTCGTCGATGTCGACGAGTTCGAGATGCCCGACCGACTGCGCGAGCGGTTCAAATACGCCGCCGAAGAGGCGGTCGAAGAAGCGCCCGACGAGATGCCGGAAGATTTCGGTATCGACTCCGAAACGGCGACCTACAAGTACGACACCGGTCGGTAG
- the mce gene encoding methylmalonyl-CoA epimerase encodes MHFDHAGIATNDLDAAAELYGELFDAPVAHEEELDGLRVAFLDLGDGYFELLEPVKHATVARFLDKHGPGVHHLAVATDDIEAALETAREMGIDLIDEEPRAGAWGHEVAFLHPNDTGGVLVEFVEH; translated from the coding sequence ATGCACTTCGACCACGCCGGCATCGCAACGAACGATCTCGACGCCGCCGCGGAGCTGTACGGCGAACTGTTCGACGCGCCGGTCGCTCACGAAGAAGAACTGGACGGGCTTCGGGTGGCGTTTCTGGATCTTGGCGACGGCTACTTCGAGTTGCTCGAACCGGTCAAACACGCCACTGTCGCGCGCTTTCTCGACAAGCACGGTCCGGGCGTGCACCATCTCGCGGTGGCGACCGACGACATCGAGGCCGCGTTAGAGACTGCGCGCGAAATGGGGATCGACCTGATCGACGAGGAGCCGCGGGCGGGCGCATGGGGTCACGAGGTTGCCTTCTTGCATCCCAACGACACCGGGGGCGTGCTCGTGGAGTTCGTGGAGCACTAG
- a CDS encoding archease: MSYELREHTADVAIEAEGPSFDAVVGAVADGLAAAMCDDVPAEGERFDVRVDAESREALLFDYLDELIYERDVRGVLPVDNDVEVTERDDEFSLAGSARGVPLSAVSAREIKAVTYSEMEVAETADGWRAYVVFDV; the protein is encoded by the coding sequence GTGAGCTACGAGTTGCGCGAACACACGGCCGATGTCGCCATCGAAGCCGAAGGGCCGTCGTTCGACGCCGTCGTCGGGGCCGTCGCCGACGGGTTGGCGGCCGCGATGTGCGACGACGTGCCCGCGGAGGGCGAGCGCTTCGACGTGCGCGTCGACGCCGAAAGTCGGGAGGCACTGCTCTTTGATTACCTCGACGAACTGATCTACGAGCGCGACGTGCGCGGCGTCCTGCCGGTCGACAACGACGTGGAAGTGACGGAACGGGACGACGAGTTCAGTCTGGCAGGCTCGGCCCGCGGCGTTCCGCTGTCGGCGGTGTCGGCCCGCGAGATCAAGGCCGTCACCTACTCCGAGATGGAGGTCGCGGAAACGGCCGACGGCTGGCGCGCGTACGTCGTCTTCGACGTTTGA
- a CDS encoding acyl-CoA mutase large subunit family protein: MFDSDDLEEIRSKKAEWESEQVDPTLDRFGEREEQFRTDTGGQPVDRLYTPDDVADLDYDDDLGFPGEEPYTRGVYPTGYRGRLWTMRQYAGMGTAEETNERFRYLLDQGQTGLSMAFDLPTQMGYDSDDPMASGEVGKSGVAIDSLRDFETVFDGITLSDVSTSMTINAPASVLLAMYIALGDKQGVDREELRGTIQNDVLKEYIARNTYIYPPEQSMRIITDVFEFCAAETPKFNTISISGYHVREAGATAAQEIAFTLANGIEYVEAAIDAGLDVDEFAPQLSFFFASYNNILEEVSKFRAARRMWAKIMAERFDAEDPKSKQLKFHTQTAGSTLTAQQIENNVVRVAYQALAAVLGGTQSLHTNGKDEALALPTEESVRTALRTQQILAHESGAADTIDPLGGSYYVESLTDDLESEAFDIIDEVDDRGGMLRAIDQQWVQRQIQDVAYDRQQEVESGDRIIVGVNEFEIEEEDQAMDLEEVTEEDERRQVERLESVREERDDELVEERLAAVRDAAASDQNLMPPLIEAVKAYATVGEICNVLRDEFGEYKGGGAV, from the coding sequence ATGTTCGATTCGGACGACTTGGAGGAAATCCGCTCGAAGAAAGCCGAGTGGGAGTCCGAGCAGGTCGACCCCACACTGGACCGGTTCGGAGAGCGCGAGGAGCAGTTCCGGACCGACACGGGCGGCCAACCGGTCGATCGGCTGTACACGCCGGACGACGTGGCCGATCTGGATTACGACGACGACCTCGGCTTCCCCGGCGAGGAGCCGTACACCCGCGGCGTCTACCCGACGGGCTATCGCGGCCGGCTCTGGACGATGCGCCAGTACGCCGGGATGGGCACCGCCGAGGAGACCAACGAGCGATTCCGGTACCTGCTCGATCAGGGCCAGACCGGGCTCTCGATGGCCTTCGACCTGCCGACGCAGATGGGCTACGACTCGGACGACCCGATGGCCAGCGGCGAGGTCGGTAAGTCCGGCGTCGCCATCGACTCGCTGCGGGACTTCGAGACCGTCTTCGACGGCATCACGCTCTCGGACGTGTCGACGAGCATGACGATCAACGCGCCAGCCTCGGTGTTGCTGGCGATGTACATCGCGCTCGGCGACAAACAGGGCGTCGACCGCGAGGAGCTGCGCGGGACGATTCAAAACGACGTGCTCAAGGAGTATATCGCCCGGAACACGTACATCTACCCGCCCGAGCAGTCGATGCGGATCATCACCGACGTGTTCGAGTTCTGTGCCGCCGAGACGCCCAAGTTCAACACCATCTCCATCTCGGGCTATCACGTCCGCGAGGCCGGCGCGACGGCCGCCCAAGAGATCGCATTTACCCTCGCAAACGGCATCGAGTACGTCGAGGCGGCGATCGACGCCGGACTCGACGTCGACGAGTTCGCACCGCAGCTATCGTTCTTTTTCGCCTCCTACAACAACATCTTGGAGGAGGTGTCCAAGTTCCGCGCTGCCCGCCGGATGTGGGCGAAAATCATGGCGGAGCGCTTCGACGCCGAGGATCCCAAATCGAAGCAGCTCAAGTTCCACACCCAGACTGCCGGCTCGACGCTGACCGCCCAGCAGATCGAGAACAACGTCGTCCGGGTCGCCTATCAGGCGCTCGCGGCGGTGCTCGGGGGAACGCAGAGTTTGCACACGAACGGGAAAGACGAGGCGCTCGCGCTGCCGACCGAGGAGTCGGTCCGCACCGCTCTTAGGACCCAGCAGATTCTGGCCCACGAATCGGGCGCCGCCGACACGATCGACCCGCTGGGCGGGAGCTACTACGTCGAGTCGCTCACCGACGACCTCGAATCGGAGGCGTTCGACATCATCGACGAGGTCGACGACCGCGGCGGCATGCTTCGCGCGATCGACCAACAGTGGGTCCAGCGCCAGATCCAAGACGTGGCCTACGACCGCCAGCAGGAAGTCGAGTCCGGCGACCGGATCATCGTCGGCGTCAACGAGTTCGAGATCGAGGAAGAAGACCAAGCGATGGACTTAGAGGAAGTCACCGAAGAAGACGAGCGCCGGCAGGTCGAGCGACTGGAGTCGGTGCGCGAGGAGCGCGACGACGAACTGGTCGAGGAGCGGCTGGCGGCCGTCCGGGACGCCGCAGCGAGCGACCAGAATCTGATGCCACCGCTGATCGAGGCCGTCAAAGCCTACGCGACGGTCGGCGAGATCTGTAACGTCCTGCGCGACGAGTTCGGCGAGTACAAGGGCGGTGGCGCGGTCTGA
- a CDS encoding GNAT family N-acetyltransferase: MSVNVETRVVGPGSDERLDDAWELKETIRGAEGVLKQRHGFFADAYRRSTVHLLVDADDNLAGFAAVRRDGYILFLAVDPAYRGEGFGKRLVATVADEHDSVTCHARATNDNALQFYESLGFEIKRRIDTYYEDGGDAYYLKLGDDAGLASKLSDLVRRR; encoded by the coding sequence GTGAGCGTCAACGTCGAAACGCGCGTCGTCGGCCCGGGCAGCGACGAGCGGCTGGACGATGCCTGGGAACTCAAAGAGACGATCCGCGGCGCCGAGGGCGTACTCAAACAGCGCCACGGCTTCTTCGCGGACGCCTACCGCCGCTCGACGGTCCACCTGCTCGTCGACGCCGACGACAACCTCGCCGGCTTCGCGGCGGTGCGCCGCGACGGGTACATCCTGTTTCTCGCGGTCGATCCGGCCTACCGCGGCGAGGGCTTTGGCAAACGGCTCGTCGCCACCGTGGCCGACGAGCACGATTCGGTCACCTGTCACGCTCGGGCGACCAACGACAACGCTTTGCAGTTCTACGAGTCGCTCGGGTTCGAGATCAAGCGCCGCATCGACACCTACTACGAGGACGGCGGCGACGCCTACTACCTCAAACTCGGTGACGACGCCGGGCTGGCGAGCAAGCTCAGTGATCTGGTCCGCCGGCGGTAG
- a CDS encoding DEAD/DEAH box helicase, with protein sequence MDETIEWLRGRPYYDGQIAARRTVPGGDADLAELDVEDRLAGALADRGIESAYAHQAEAIERIRDGDNAVLATPTASGKSLAYTVPAFERALDRRATTLYIAPQVALINDQAETLADLAGDLGFASGVTVDRYTGRLSKTEKERVRDRQPTVLLTTPDMLHYGILPHGHRLWDWFFQRLETVVIDEVHEYRGVFGSQVALVLRRLSRLCERFDASGEPRSSARRTKSAGAPQFVCCSATIDNPAEHAGTVTGQPADSFAVVDEDASASGPTNWLLWNPPEYERDDQGSGRRRSNHVEAKRLFVDLVSRGYQTVVFTRARQTAEQYASDSADELRERGFADEAAGVTAYQAALRRERRDEIETGLHDGDIRGVWSTNALELGVDIGGLDAVILDGYPGTKMATWQQAGRAGRGTDPSLVALVAGEDQLDQYVMRNPDELFAGDPERAVANPENDQLVPPHVLAAARENWLSADDERHFGAQFPDVVADLESVGDLERRTTDKGVRWTADIDGSPQHEMSLRSIDDREIQLLDARSGDAIASLPFGDALRDAHPGAIYHHQGQRYEVTELDLDRDLAELSPTWADYHTRVLHDKTITVERDLDERRLPDREDVTVKFAEVTMRKQITGFERRDPKRGEPIARETLDLPETTLRTRALYFTQPDEMQADLRARASDGESFEGAIHAAEHALISLFPLEVLCDRRDIGGLSTPRHPHTGESTIFVYDGYPGGVGLTREGYERLPEMLDRTRDLLAECSCENGCPSCVQSPHCGNANEPLSKGLAHELVDQLLDP encoded by the coding sequence GTGGACGAGACGATCGAGTGGCTGCGCGGACGTCCGTACTACGACGGCCAGATCGCAGCGCGACGCACCGTTCCGGGCGGCGACGCCGACCTCGCAGAGCTCGATGTCGAGGACCGACTGGCCGGTGCGCTGGCCGACCGCGGCATCGAGTCTGCGTACGCCCATCAGGCTGAAGCGATCGAGCGCATCCGCGACGGCGACAACGCCGTGCTGGCGACGCCGACAGCCAGCGGCAAGAGCCTCGCGTACACCGTCCCGGCGTTCGAGCGTGCCTTGGACCGCCGGGCGACCACCCTCTACATTGCCCCGCAGGTCGCGCTGATCAACGATCAGGCCGAGACGCTCGCCGACCTCGCCGGCGATCTCGGGTTCGCCAGCGGCGTCACCGTGGATCGGTACACCGGTCGGCTCTCGAAGACCGAGAAAGAACGCGTCAGGGACCGCCAGCCGACCGTCCTGCTCACGACGCCGGACATGCTCCACTACGGCATCCTGCCCCACGGCCACCGGCTGTGGGACTGGTTCTTCCAGCGTCTGGAGACTGTCGTCATCGACGAGGTCCACGAGTACCGCGGCGTGTTCGGCAGTCAGGTCGCGCTCGTGCTGCGCCGCCTGTCACGGCTCTGCGAGCGCTTCGACGCCAGCGGCGAGCCACGCTCGTCGGCGAGGCGGACGAAGTCCGCCGGTGCCCCGCAGTTCGTCTGTTGCTCGGCGACCATCGACAACCCCGCCGAGCACGCTGGGACGGTGACCGGCCAGCCGGCTGACTCGTTTGCGGTCGTCGACGAGGACGCGTCGGCGTCCGGCCCGACCAACTGGCTGCTGTGGAACCCGCCCGAGTACGAGCGCGACGATCAGGGCTCCGGTCGACGCCGTTCGAACCACGTCGAAGCCAAACGCCTGTTCGTCGATCTGGTGAGCCGGGGCTACCAGACTGTCGTGTTCACCCGGGCGCGCCAGACCGCAGAACAGTACGCCAGCGACAGCGCCGACGAGCTTCGAGAGCGCGGTTTCGCTGACGAGGCCGCCGGCGTCACGGCGTATCAGGCCGCGCTCAGGCGCGAGCGCCGCGACGAGATCGAAACCGGGCTCCACGACGGCGATATTCGAGGCGTCTGGAGCACGAACGCGCTGGAACTCGGCGTCGACATCGGCGGCCTCGACGCCGTGATTCTGGACGGCTATCCCGGGACGAAGATGGCGACGTGGCAGCAGGCCGGGCGCGCCGGCCGCGGCACTGACCCGAGCCTCGTCGCGCTCGTCGCCGGCGAAGATCAACTCGACCAGTACGTGATGCGCAATCCCGACGAGCTGTTCGCCGGCGACCCCGAGCGCGCCGTCGCCAACCCCGAGAACGACCAGCTCGTCCCGCCCCACGTCCTCGCGGCGGCCCGCGAGAACTGGCTCTCGGCCGACGACGAGCGCCACTTCGGCGCCCAGTTTCCGGATGTCGTCGCGGACCTCGAATCGGTCGGCGACCTCGAACGCCGGACGACGGACAAGGGCGTGCGCTGGACGGCTGACATCGACGGCAGTCCACAGCACGAGATGAGTCTGCGCTCGATCGACGACCGCGAGATCCAACTGCTCGACGCCCGGTCGGGTGATGCCATCGCCAGCCTCCCCTTCGGCGACGCCCTGCGTGACGCCCATCCGGGCGCGATCTACCACCACCAAGGCCAGCGCTACGAGGTGACCGAACTCGATCTGGACCGAGATCTCGCGGAGCTATCCCCGACGTGGGCGGACTACCACACGCGCGTCCTCCACGACAAGACGATCACCGTCGAGCGTGACCTCGACGAACGCCGGCTTCCCGACCGCGAGGACGTGACCGTGAAGTTCGCCGAGGTGACGATGCGAAAACAGATCACCGGCTTCGAGCGACGCGATCCCAAACGCGGCGAGCCGATCGCCCGCGAGACGCTCGACCTGCCCGAGACGACGCTCCGGACGCGCGCGCTGTATTTCACCCAGCCCGACGAGATGCAGGCCGATCTCCGGGCGAGGGCGAGCGACGGGGAGAGCTTCGAAGGGGCGATCCACGCCGCCGAGCACGCGCTCATCTCCCTGTTCCCGCTCGAAGTGCTCTGTGACCGGCGCGACATCGGCGGCCTGTCGACGCCGCGCCATCCCCACACCGGCGAGAGCACGATCTTCGTCTACGACGGCTACCCCGGCGGCGTCGGCCTCACCCGCGAGGGGTACGAGCGCCTGCCCGAGATGCTCGACCGTACCCGCGACCTGCTCGCGGAGTGTTCCTGCGAGAACGGCTGTCCGAGCTGCGTCCAGTCGCCACACTGCGGGAACGCGAACGAGCCGCTCTCGAAGGGGCTGGCGCACGAACTGGTCGATCAATTGTTGGATCCCTAG